From the Amycolatopsis thermoflava N1165 genome, one window contains:
- a CDS encoding L-threonylcarbamoyladenylate synthase has translation MSAVYDCSRPETRAEGLAAAASAVRSGRLVVLPTDTVYGIGADAFDSAAVRALLRAKNRGSDLPVGVLVGSWSTVDGLVLGVPPQARALIEAFWPGDLSIVLPHAPSLRWDLGTTRGTVMLRMPLHPVALELLRDVGPMAVSSANVSGRSPASSAEEAQEQLGESVSVYLDGGPSGEPVPSSIVDLTGDEPVLLRAGAVSAEAVSEVLGAPVKTAA, from the coding sequence ATGAGCGCGGTGTACGACTGCAGCCGTCCGGAGACGCGGGCCGAGGGGCTGGCCGCGGCGGCGAGCGCGGTGCGTTCGGGGCGGCTCGTCGTGCTGCCCACGGACACGGTCTACGGCATCGGGGCGGACGCGTTCGACTCGGCCGCCGTGCGGGCCCTGCTGCGGGCGAAGAACCGCGGCTCGGACCTGCCCGTCGGCGTCCTGGTCGGCTCATGGTCCACAGTAGACGGTCTCGTCCTCGGCGTGCCGCCGCAGGCGCGGGCCCTGATCGAGGCCTTCTGGCCCGGCGATCTGTCCATTGTGCTCCCGCACGCGCCGAGCCTGCGCTGGGACCTCGGCACCACCCGCGGCACCGTGATGCTCCGGATGCCGCTGCACCCGGTCGCGCTGGAGCTGCTCCGCGACGTCGGCCCGATGGCCGTCTCCAGCGCCAACGTCTCCGGGCGGTCCCCGGCGTCCAGCGCGGAGGAGGCGCAGGAGCAGCTCGGCGAGTCGGTCTCCGTCTACCTCGACGGCGGGCCCAGCGGCGAGCCGGTGCCCTCGTCGATCGTCGACCTGACCGGCGACGAGCCCGTGCTGCTGCGGGCGGGCGCGGTGAGCGCGGAAGCGGTGAGCGAGGTGCTCGGCGCACCGGTGAAGACCGCGGCCTGA
- a CDS encoding glycosyltransferase family 4 protein, whose amino-acid sequence MTPVTTAGLPIREYILVGLIAATLTFLLTGVIRRLAIRLGAIANPRARDVHVIPIPRMGGVGMYLGVVGGMAMAHQLPVLRRAFDFSLDPVGVLIGGGVIVLIGALDDRFEIDAWTKLAGQVMCAGILVIFGVQWNVFWVPWGGNGDALGSVVTLDNNQGGLLMVLLVVLLVNALNFVDGLDGLAAGLGFIAAAATCAFSLGLLNSQGGDVGVYPPALIAATLAGACLGFLPHNFQPAKIFMGDSGSMMIGLMLAGATTSASGKINYTRFGGSDALALLSPLLVVVAVLFLPVLDLLMAVVRRTRRGESPFAADKMHLHHRLLEIGHSQRRAVLLIYLWAGLLGFGAVSVTLFDTTAVLWIVGAGLVLAAIVSVIPRLRSRNQGVS is encoded by the coding sequence ATGACCCCCGTAACCACCGCAGGCCTCCCGATCCGGGAGTACATCCTCGTCGGTCTCATCGCCGCGACACTGACGTTCCTGCTCACCGGCGTCATCCGGCGCCTGGCGATCCGCCTCGGCGCGATCGCCAACCCGCGCGCCCGCGACGTGCACGTCATCCCGATTCCGCGCATGGGCGGCGTCGGCATGTACCTGGGCGTCGTCGGCGGCATGGCGATGGCCCACCAGCTGCCGGTGCTGCGCCGCGCGTTCGACTTCTCCCTCGACCCGGTCGGCGTGCTGATCGGCGGGGGCGTCATCGTGCTGATCGGCGCGCTGGACGACCGGTTCGAGATCGACGCCTGGACCAAGCTCGCCGGCCAGGTGATGTGCGCGGGCATCCTGGTCATCTTCGGCGTGCAGTGGAACGTGTTCTGGGTCCCGTGGGGCGGCAACGGCGACGCGCTCGGCTCGGTGGTCACCCTGGACAACAACCAGGGCGGGCTGCTGATGGTGCTGCTCGTCGTGCTGCTGGTGAACGCGCTGAACTTCGTCGACGGGCTGGACGGCCTCGCCGCCGGGCTGGGCTTCATCGCGGCGGCCGCGACCTGCGCGTTCTCGCTCGGCCTGCTCAACTCCCAGGGCGGCGACGTCGGCGTCTACCCGCCGGCGCTGATCGCCGCCACGCTGGCCGGCGCGTGCCTCGGCTTCCTGCCGCACAACTTCCAGCCCGCGAAGATCTTCATGGGCGACTCCGGCTCGATGATGATCGGCCTGATGCTGGCCGGCGCCACCACGTCGGCCTCCGGCAAGATCAACTACACCCGGTTCGGCGGCTCCGACGCGCTGGCGCTGCTGTCCCCGCTGCTGGTCGTCGTCGCGGTGCTGTTCCTGCCGGTCCTCGACCTGCTGATGGCGGTCGTCCGGCGCACGCGGCGCGGCGAGAGCCCGTTCGCGGCCGACAAGATGCACCTGCACCACCGCCTGCTGGAGATCGGCCACTCGCAGCGCCGCGCGGTGCTGCTGATCTACCTGTGGGCGGGCCTGCTCGGCTTCGGCGCGGTCTCGGTGACGCTGTTCGACACGACGGCGGTACTCTGGATCGTCGGCGCGGGACTCGTCCTCGCCGCGATCGTGTCCGTCATTCCGCGCCTGAGGTCGCGGAACCAGGGAGTGTCATGA
- a CDS encoding F0F1 ATP synthase subunit C — translation MSNIVLAQAAETASSINPGLAAIGYGLGAIGPGIGVGLIWAAVINGTARQPEAQGKLMGIAWTTFVLTEVLALIGLVVYFIASAA, via the coding sequence GTGAGCAACATCGTTCTTGCCCAGGCCGCCGAGACCGCCTCCAGCATCAACCCGGGCCTCGCCGCCATCGGCTACGGTCTGGGCGCGATCGGCCCGGGCATCGGTGTGGGTCTGATCTGGGCCGCCGTCATCAACGGCACCGCCCGTCAGCCGGAGGCCCAGGGCAAGCTCATGGGTATCGCCTGGACCACCTTCGTGCTTACCGAGGTGCTCGCCCTGATCGGTCTGGTCGTCTACTTCATCGCCTCCGCCGCCTGA
- the atpB gene encoding F0F1 ATP synthase subunit A — translation MGALVLAEGDTFAPPGAGDFDLPPIFLGVTKPMILVVLSVIIIAAFFLLTSRKLKVVPGKAQFAAEYVYDFARNGIAREQIGSKDFKPFIPLVLALFSFVLINNLFGIIPIFQFPTFSHIGFPIALSLLVVYPVYHYVGFKRHGFVGYLKHATVPPGAPGPIYILLTPIEFLQKFVLNPLTLAVRVFAAMFAGHLILLVFTLAGEFLLLHAGGVFKPISLVSWAFAILMTFVEALIQVIQAYVFAVLSANYIGAALAEDH, via the coding sequence TTGGGCGCGCTGGTATTGGCCGAGGGCGACACGTTCGCGCCCCCGGGTGCCGGAGACTTCGACCTGCCGCCGATCTTCCTCGGCGTCACCAAGCCGATGATCCTGGTCGTGCTGTCGGTGATCATCATCGCGGCCTTCTTCCTGCTGACCTCGCGAAAGCTGAAGGTCGTGCCGGGCAAGGCGCAGTTCGCCGCCGAGTACGTCTACGACTTCGCGCGCAACGGCATCGCGCGTGAGCAGATCGGGTCGAAGGACTTCAAGCCGTTCATCCCGCTGGTGCTGGCGCTGTTCAGCTTCGTGCTGATCAACAACCTGTTCGGGATCATCCCGATCTTCCAGTTCCCGACGTTCTCGCACATCGGTTTCCCGATCGCGCTGTCGCTGCTGGTGGTCTACCCGGTGTACCACTACGTCGGGTTCAAGCGGCACGGTTTCGTGGGCTACCTCAAGCACGCGACCGTCCCGCCGGGCGCGCCCGGCCCGATCTACATCCTGCTGACGCCGATCGAGTTCCTGCAGAAGTTCGTCCTCAACCCGCTCACCCTGGCGGTCCGGGTGTTCGCCGCGATGTTCGCAGGCCACCTGATCCTGCTGGTGTTCACGCTCGCGGGCGAGTTCCTGCTGCTCCACGCGGGCGGGGTCTTCAAGCCCATCTCGCTGGTCTCGTGGGCGTTCGCCATCCTGATGACCTTCGTGGAAGCGCTGATCCAGGTGATCCAGGCGTATGTGTTCGCCGTGCTGTCGGCGAACTACATCGGCGCCGCGCTCGCCGAAGACCACTAG
- a CDS encoding F0F1 ATP synthase subunit B translates to MVKTQIVLAAEEAPNPVLPHLSEIILGLVAFLILLWLLKKFAVPRFEKMYEERTAAIEGGIAKAEKAQAEAEEALAKYQAQLKDAYSEAAKIRDDARLEAERIKEELRAEAQDEAARIIAQGHAALQAQKAQIVTELRNELGRNSIELASRIVGEHLEDEVRRRGTVDRFLAELGSSAGNGAGK, encoded by the coding sequence GTGGTGAAGACCCAGATCGTGCTGGCCGCGGAAGAGGCGCCGAACCCGGTGCTGCCGCATCTCAGCGAGATCATCCTCGGCCTGGTGGCCTTCCTGATCCTGCTGTGGCTGCTCAAGAAGTTCGCCGTGCCGCGCTTCGAGAAGATGTACGAAGAGCGCACGGCGGCCATCGAAGGTGGCATCGCCAAGGCGGAGAAGGCGCAGGCCGAAGCCGAAGAGGCGCTCGCGAAGTACCAGGCACAGCTCAAGGACGCCTACTCCGAGGCCGCCAAGATCCGTGACGACGCTCGCCTCGAGGCCGAGCGGATCAAGGAAGAGCTGCGGGCCGAGGCCCAGGACGAGGCCGCCCGGATCATCGCCCAGGGCCACGCCGCGCTGCAGGCCCAGAAGGCACAGATCGTCACGGAGCTGCGCAACGAGCTGGGCCGCAACTCGATCGAGCTGGCGAGCCGGATCGTCGGGGAGCACCTCGAGGACGAGGTCCGTCGCCGTGGCACGGTCGACCGGTTCCTCGCCGAGCTCGGCAGCAGCGCCGGTAACGGAGCAGGAAAGTAG